One genomic window of Paramormyrops kingsleyae isolate MSU_618 chromosome 22, PKINGS_0.4, whole genome shotgun sequence includes the following:
- the ube2ia gene encoding SUMO-conjugating enzyme UBC9-B isoform X2 has product MSGIALSRLAQERKAWRKDHPFGFVAVPTKNPDGTMNLMNWECAIPGKKGTPWEGGLFKLRMLFKDDYPSSPPKCKFEPPLFHPNVYPSGTVCLSILEEDKDWRPAITIKQILLGIQELLNEPNIQDPAQAEAYTIYCQNRVEYEKRVRAQAKKFSP; this is encoded by the exons ATGTCTGGTATAGCTCTTAGCCGCCTTGCACAGGAGCGAAAGGCCTGGCGAAAAGATCACCCATTT GGCTTTGTGGCCGTGCCGACAAAAAATCCAGATGGGACGATGAATCTTATGAACTGGGAGTGTGCCATTCCTGGGAAGAAAGGG ACCCCCTGGGAAGGAGGCTTGTTTAAACTCCGAATGCTCTTCAAGGATGACTATCCTTCCTCCCCACCCAAAT GTAAATTTGAGCCCCCACTCTTCCACCCAAATGTATATCCATCCGGAACAGTCTGCTTATCCATCTTAGAGGAGGATAAAGACTGGAGGCCCGCAATCACCATCAAGCAG ATTTTGTTAGGAATCCAGGAGCTTCTGAATGAGCCGAACATTCAGGATCCCGCTCAGGCTGAGGCCTATACAATTTACTG CCAAAACAGAGTAGAATATGAGAAAAGGGTTCGAGCGCAAGCCAAAAAGTTTTCGCCGTAG
- the ube2ia gene encoding SUMO-conjugating enzyme UBC9-B isoform X1 yields the protein MDQQVMSGIALSRLAQERKAWRKDHPFGFVAVPTKNPDGTMNLMNWECAIPGKKGTPWEGGLFKLRMLFKDDYPSSPPKCKFEPPLFHPNVYPSGTVCLSILEEDKDWRPAITIKQILLGIQELLNEPNIQDPAQAEAYTIYCQNRVEYEKRVRAQAKKFSP from the exons GGATCAACAAGTCATGTCTGGTATAGCTCTTAGCCGCCTTGCACAGGAGCGAAAGGCCTGGCGAAAAGATCACCCATTT GGCTTTGTGGCCGTGCCGACAAAAAATCCAGATGGGACGATGAATCTTATGAACTGGGAGTGTGCCATTCCTGGGAAGAAAGGG ACCCCCTGGGAAGGAGGCTTGTTTAAACTCCGAATGCTCTTCAAGGATGACTATCCTTCCTCCCCACCCAAAT GTAAATTTGAGCCCCCACTCTTCCACCCAAATGTATATCCATCCGGAACAGTCTGCTTATCCATCTTAGAGGAGGATAAAGACTGGAGGCCCGCAATCACCATCAAGCAG ATTTTGTTAGGAATCCAGGAGCTTCTGAATGAGCCGAACATTCAGGATCCCGCTCAGGCTGAGGCCTATACAATTTACTG CCAAAACAGAGTAGAATATGAGAAAAGGGTTCGAGCGCAAGCCAAAAAGTTTTCGCCGTAG